From a region of the Argiope bruennichi chromosome 8, qqArgBrue1.1, whole genome shotgun sequence genome:
- the LOC129981354 gene encoding ribosome biogenesis protein WDR12 homolog, with the protein MTLQLQIKLITKQPDYSVPETVLEVPENVTTKELNLLLNSLLKGDVGEDEFEEFDFLLLGELIRTPLSQHIEAKSSSLEQVHEIEYFLKYPAPTPENSLIHDDWVSGVDSMNKWILTGCYDATVHIWGTDGEHKLTIPGHTAPIKSVAWLKYENDEYTFISTSHDETAILWQWNERSNAVDCIHVCKGHARSVDCVDVNASTNRFATGSYDQMLKIWSADNETENAGGDDDKKRFKSDNLKTKVKTPLMTLSGHTDGISGVQWIDTNEIATCSLDCTLRIWDAELGGMKHQLNGSKAFLGMSYSPISRLIVSGSSDRHVRLWDPRTKDGTLVKSVFSSHNLWITSLAWSPVDEYQFISGSMDFLVKLWDTRSPKAPLFDISGHEDKVFAVDWSIKEFIISGGADNHIKIYKFKEQSQSEAMES; encoded by the exons atgactTTACAGTTACAAATCAAGCTTATTACAAAACAACCGGa ttattcTGTTCCTGAAACTGTTTTGGAAGTGCCTGAAAATGTGACCACAAAAGAGttaaatttattgcttaattCATTACTCAAAGGag atGTAGGAGAAGATGAAtttgaagaatttgattttttacttCTGGGTGAATTGATTCGTACTCCTCTATCACAACACATCGAAGCCAAAAGTTCATCATTG GAGCAAGttcatgaaattgaatattttctcaaatatccTGCACCTACACCTGAAAATAGTTTGATTCACGATGATTGGGTTAGTGGTGTTGATTCCATGAATAAATG GATATTAACTGGTTGCTATGATGCAACTGTTCATATTTGGGGTACTGATGGGGAACATAAATTAACAATTCCTGGACATACAGCACCAATCAAATCAGTAGCATGGCTTAAATATG aaaatgatgaaTACACTTTTATTAGTACTTCTCATGATGAAACAGCTATATTATGGCAATGGAATGAACGTTCAAATGCTGTCGATTGTATACATGTCTGCAAAGGACATGCTAGAAGTGTAGATTGTGTTGATGTTAATGCAAGTACAAATAGG ttTGCTACAGGCTCTTATGATCAGATGTTAAAGATATGGTCTGCAG ATAATGAAACTGAAAATGCTGGAGGTGATGATGATAAAAAACGATTTAAATCTGATAACCTCAAAACAAAAGTGAAG ACACCTTTAATGACTCTTAGTGGACATACTGATGGAATTAGTGGTGTTCAGTGGATAGATACTAATGAAATAGCTACATGTAGCTTAGATTGCACTCTGAGAATATGGGATGCAGAACTTGGAGGGATGAAGCATCAACTG AATGGTTCCAAAGCATTTTTAGGTATGTCTTATTCACCTATATCAAGGCTTATAGTTTCTGGATCTTCTGATAGACATGTCAGATTGTGGGACCCAAGAACTAAAG atggtACTTTAGTGAAATCAGTATTTTCATCTCATAATCTCTGGATAACATCGTTAGCATGGTCACCTGTAGATGAATACCAATTTATTTCAGGCTCAATGGATTTTCTTGTGAAATTGTGGGACACTCGAAG TCCTAAAGCTCCTTTATTTGATATATCTGGACACGAAGACAAAGTCTTTGCAGTTGACTGGtctataaaagaatttatcattaGTGGTGGAGCTGATaatcatatcaaaatatataaatttaag gaaCAGTCACAATCTGAAGCAATGGAAAGTTAG